A single window of Providencia alcalifaciens DNA harbors:
- the baeR gene encoding two-component system response regulator BaeR: MSLPESPLLGANSAHVLIVEDEPKLGQLLFDYLQAAGYVPALLMRGDEVIPYVQKHFPDLILLDLMLPGLDGISVCRELRKFSDVPVIMVTAKTEEIDRLLGLEIGADDYVCKPFSPREVVARVKTILRRCQKAPSSTGNQETQLVIDENAFQVRYGDKLLELTPAEFRLLKFLSDNAGTVFSRDQLLDILYDDHRVVTDRTIDSHVKNLRRKLEFLDDEKTFIRSIYGLGYRWDDI, from the coding sequence GTGTCTTTGCCTGAATCCCCTTTATTGGGAGCTAATAGCGCCCATGTTCTAATTGTTGAAGATGAACCCAAACTTGGACAGTTACTGTTTGATTATCTGCAAGCGGCTGGTTATGTACCAGCCTTGCTGATGCGCGGTGATGAAGTCATCCCCTATGTACAAAAGCACTTTCCTGACCTGATTTTATTAGATTTGATGTTGCCGGGGCTCGATGGCATTTCAGTCTGTCGTGAATTGCGTAAATTCAGCGACGTTCCTGTGATTATGGTGACGGCTAAAACGGAAGAAATTGACCGTTTATTAGGGTTGGAAATTGGGGCCGATGACTACGTTTGTAAGCCTTTTAGTCCTCGAGAAGTGGTAGCCCGCGTGAAAACGATTTTGCGCCGTTGCCAAAAAGCCCCTTCTTCTACAGGAAACCAAGAAACTCAACTGGTTATCGATGAAAATGCTTTCCAAGTACGTTATGGCGATAAATTACTGGAATTGACCCCCGCAGAATTTCGTCTGTTAAAGTTTTTGTCTGATAACGCGGGTACCGTGTTTTCTCGAGATCAATTACTGGATATTTTGTACGACGACCATCGCGTGGTCACCGATAGAACCATTGATAGCCACGTCAAAAATTTACGCCGTAAGCTTGAATTTCTGGATGACGAAAAAACCTTTATCCGCTCTATCTATGGTTTAGGCTATCGTTGGGACGATATCTAA
- a CDS encoding MdtB/MuxB family multidrug efflux RND transporter permease subunit, with protein sequence MQPETHKGGGPSRLFILRPVATTLFMVAILLAGIIGYRFLPVSALPEVDYPTIQVVTLYPGASPDVMTSAITAPLETQFGQMSGLQQMSSRSSGGASVITLMFQLSLPLDVAEQEVQAAINSATSLLPSDLPYPPIYNKVNPADPPVLTLAVTSDAMPLTQVQDIIETRVAQKISQVTGVGLVTLAGGQRPAVRVNLNPQAMAAKGLDSETIRTAINNANVNSAKGSFDGPTRSVTLSANDQMKSLEDYRKLIVAFQNGAPVRLGDIATIEQGAENAYLGAWANSQQAIVINVQRQPGANVISTTDTIRALLPELIESLPASVNVDILTDRTSTIRASVNDVQFELMLAIALVVMVIYLFLRNGIATLIPGIAVPLSLVGTFAVMYFCGFSVNNLTLMALTIATGFVVDDAIVVIENISRYLEQGDKPVVAALKGAGEIGFTIISLTFSLVAVLIPLLFMGDIVGRLFREFAITLAVAILISAVVSLTLTPMMCARLLKPESQHKHNRFEIACERFFEWMIAGYGVWLKRILNHQWLTLCVALGTLVLTVLLYMWIPKGFFPLQDSGIIQGTIESRQSISFAAMSKKQLEVAGIILADPAVENVTTYVGIDGNNATLNNARIQITLKPLDERDDRVPTIIPRLQQATSGIAGVNLYLQPSQDLTIDTQVSRTPYQFTLQAGSLDELSTWVPKLQEALNQQPALIDVSSDWQDKGLVAYVNVDRDTASRFGITMSNIDNALYNAFGQRMISTIYTQANQYRVILEHNTQTRDGMDALNDIRLKGTDGAIVPLNTLVNIQEGYGPLAINHLDQFPSVTFSFDVAGDSSLEEAVNAVKLAEKQIAMPKSITTQFQGATLAFEAALSSTVWLIFAAIIAMYIVLGILYESFIHPITILSTLPTAGVGALLALMMAGNELDVIAIIGIILLIGIVKKNAIMMIDFALAAEREQGLSPYDAIYQACLLRFRPILMTTMAALLGALPLMLSTGVGAELRQPLGVCMVGGLIMSQILTLFTTPVIYLMFDRLAHRFNRRGHKVQES encoded by the coding sequence CCGGAAACACATAAAGGCGGTGGCCCATCCCGCCTCTTCATTCTGCGCCCTGTTGCAACCACCTTATTTATGGTGGCGATTTTGCTGGCGGGGATCATCGGTTATCGGTTTTTACCTGTATCAGCATTGCCGGAAGTGGACTACCCAACCATTCAAGTGGTGACCTTATATCCGGGTGCCAGCCCTGATGTAATGACGTCGGCTATCACTGCGCCGTTAGAAACGCAATTTGGTCAAATGTCCGGTTTGCAACAGATGTCATCACGCAGCTCCGGCGGCGCATCGGTGATCACCTTAATGTTTCAGCTCTCTTTGCCTCTCGATGTGGCAGAGCAAGAGGTCCAAGCGGCAATTAACTCCGCCACCAGCTTGCTGCCTTCAGATTTACCGTATCCACCAATTTACAACAAAGTAAACCCTGCGGATCCACCCGTTTTAACGCTCGCTGTCACCTCCGATGCAATGCCGTTAACGCAGGTACAAGATATTATTGAAACCCGCGTTGCGCAGAAAATTTCCCAAGTGACTGGGGTCGGCTTAGTCACCTTAGCGGGGGGACAACGCCCTGCCGTGCGTGTCAATCTTAATCCTCAAGCCATGGCGGCAAAAGGGTTAGACAGCGAAACCATCCGCACCGCTATCAATAATGCCAACGTCAACTCCGCAAAAGGGAGTTTTGATGGCCCAACCCGCTCTGTGACGTTATCTGCCAATGACCAGATGAAATCCCTTGAGGATTACCGCAAATTAATTGTCGCCTTCCAAAATGGTGCCCCTGTACGTTTGGGAGATATTGCCACCATTGAGCAAGGTGCTGAGAACGCCTATCTCGGTGCATGGGCTAATAGCCAACAAGCGATTGTGATTAACGTTCAGCGCCAGCCGGGCGCTAACGTGATTAGCACCACGGATACTATCCGTGCGTTATTGCCTGAATTGATTGAAAGCTTACCGGCGTCTGTTAACGTCGATATTTTGACCGACCGCACCAGCACCATTCGCGCTTCCGTCAATGATGTTCAATTCGAATTAATGCTCGCTATCGCCCTCGTGGTGATGGTGATTTACCTATTCCTGCGTAATGGGATTGCGACGCTGATCCCCGGCATCGCCGTGCCATTATCGTTAGTCGGCACCTTTGCCGTGATGTATTTTTGCGGCTTTTCCGTCAATAACCTTACATTGATGGCGCTAACCATCGCCACGGGATTCGTGGTAGATGATGCCATCGTGGTGATTGAAAATATCTCTCGCTATCTCGAACAAGGGGATAAACCGGTTGTTGCCGCATTAAAAGGCGCAGGAGAAATCGGTTTTACCATTATCTCCCTGACCTTCTCTTTGGTTGCAGTACTGATCCCGCTGCTGTTTATGGGAGATATTGTCGGGCGTTTATTCCGTGAGTTTGCGATTACGTTGGCGGTAGCGATTTTGATCTCCGCCGTGGTGTCGCTCACCCTCACCCCAATGATGTGCGCCCGTTTACTCAAACCGGAATCTCAGCATAAACATAACCGCTTTGAAATCGCCTGTGAGCGTTTCTTTGAGTGGATGATTGCAGGTTATGGTGTTTGGCTAAAACGAATTCTTAACCACCAATGGTTAACTCTGTGTGTCGCATTAGGAACCTTGGTACTGACCGTGCTGCTGTATATGTGGATCCCAAAAGGGTTCTTCCCACTGCAAGATAGCGGCATTATTCAAGGTACGATTGAAAGTCGCCAGTCCATTTCGTTTGCCGCGATGTCGAAGAAGCAGCTAGAGGTGGCGGGCATTATTTTGGCAGATCCAGCAGTTGAGAACGTCACCACTTATGTAGGTATCGACGGTAACAATGCCACACTGAATAACGCTCGAATTCAAATCACGTTGAAGCCCCTTGATGAGCGTGATGACCGAGTTCCAACGATTATTCCTCGCTTACAGCAAGCCACCAGCGGCATTGCAGGGGTCAATCTCTACTTGCAACCGTCACAGGATTTAACCATTGATACCCAGGTTTCCCGCACCCCGTATCAATTCACGCTACAAGCTGGCTCACTAGATGAACTCAGCACTTGGGTGCCAAAATTGCAGGAAGCCTTAAATCAGCAACCTGCACTCATCGACGTCAGCAGCGACTGGCAAGATAAAGGTTTAGTGGCATATGTGAATGTGGATCGTGATACTGCGAGCCGTTTTGGTATTACTATGTCGAATATCGATAATGCGCTGTATAACGCCTTTGGCCAGCGTATGATCTCCACCATTTACACCCAAGCTAACCAATATCGCGTGATTTTAGAGCACAATACCCAAACTCGGGATGGGATGGATGCGCTCAATGATATTCGCTTAAAAGGCACTGATGGCGCGATTGTTCCGCTTAATACCCTCGTCAATATTCAAGAAGGCTATGGGCCTTTAGCGATTAACCACCTCGACCAATTCCCATCAGTGACGTTCTCTTTTGATGTAGCGGGAGATTCCTCATTGGAGGAAGCGGTCAATGCGGTGAAACTCGCCGAAAAACAGATTGCGATGCCAAAATCGATTACCACCCAGTTCCAAGGGGCAACCCTCGCCTTTGAAGCCGCACTGAGCAGCACCGTTTGGCTGATTTTTGCCGCGATCATCGCAATGTATATCGTGCTCGGTATTCTGTACGAAAGCTTTATTCATCCCATCACTATTTTGTCCACTTTGCCGACCGCTGGGGTGGGTGCTTTACTCGCGCTAATGATGGCGGGAAATGAGCTCGATGTCATTGCCATTATCGGGATTATCTTGCTGATAGGGATCGTGAAAAAGAACGCCATTATGATGATTGACTTTGCTCTCGCCGCAGAGCGTGAACAAGGTTTATCCCCATATGATGCGATTTATCAGGCCTGTTTACTGCGTTTTCGCCCGATCCTGATGACCACCATGGCCGCGTTGCTTGGTGCATTACCGCTGATGCTCAGTACCGGTGTTGGCGCAGAACTACGTCAGCCTCTGGGGGTTTGTATGGTGGGCGGGCTGATCATGAGTCAGATTTTAACGCTGTTCACCACGCCTGTGATCTACCTGATGTTTGACCGCTTAGCCCATCGCTTCAATCGCCGTGGGCACAAGGTACAGGAGTCTTAA
- the thiD gene encoding bifunctional hydroxymethylpyrimidine kinase/phosphomethylpyrimidine kinase: MRVNALTIAGTDPSGGAGIQADLKTFSALGAYGTSVITALVAQNTQGVQAIHNIPSDFVAAQLNSVLSDVRIDAAKIGMLSNRDNVQVVANALKKTPVPYVVLDTVMLAKSGDPLLLPDAVETLRRELLPMVSLITPNLPEAAVLLDEPVAQTEEQMREQGQRLLQLGCQSVLMKGGHLIDSQSPDWLITPEGEWRFTSVRIDTKNTHGTGCTLSAALAALRPRLADWQQTVVEAKAYLQGALEQADSLEVGSGFGPVHHFHRWW, translated from the coding sequence ATGAGAGTGAATGCATTAACGATTGCGGGAACAGATCCATCAGGCGGAGCTGGTATTCAAGCAGACCTGAAAACATTTTCCGCACTCGGTGCGTATGGAACCAGTGTAATAACTGCACTGGTGGCACAAAATACGCAAGGTGTTCAAGCCATCCATAATATCCCTTCAGACTTTGTTGCAGCGCAATTGAACTCTGTTTTAAGTGATGTCCGTATTGATGCCGCGAAAATCGGAATGTTATCTAATCGCGACAATGTTCAAGTTGTCGCCAATGCGTTGAAAAAAACACCCGTACCTTATGTGGTGCTCGATACTGTGATGTTAGCCAAAAGCGGAGACCCACTATTATTACCTGATGCCGTGGAGACGCTAAGACGTGAGCTTTTACCCATGGTTTCTCTGATCACACCAAATTTACCCGAAGCGGCAGTATTACTTGATGAGCCGGTGGCGCAAACCGAAGAACAAATGCGTGAGCAAGGGCAACGTTTACTGCAATTGGGTTGCCAAAGTGTCTTGATGAAAGGCGGGCACTTAATCGATTCTCAAAGCCCTGATTGGTTGATTACCCCAGAAGGTGAGTGGCGCTTTACATCGGTACGTATCGATACCAAAAATACCCATGGTACAGGATGCACATTGTCAGCAGCACTAGCCGCACTGAGACCACGTCTTGCAGATTGGCAACAAACGGTTGTGGAAGCAAAAGCCTATTTGCAAGGGGCACTGGAGCAAGCAGATAGTTTAGAGGTCGGCAGTGGCTTTGGACCTGTACACCATTTTCATCGCTGGTGGTAA
- the baeS gene encoding two-component system sensor histidine kinase BaeS: MKLKLTSLSTRLFIAIFATCLLLVAIMHQGVRMGFQHGFIDYIKENDQQRAELLALALAEQYEEQESWRFLAVDERMFFRILRNVDNQHQGQGHGGGHKRMRGMFWLYDAKDNLIWGRDLPPPDQVIRVPVKTSRGATVGWLVASYESGISNQLDQRFDTQQMHISWVIAGLSLFVALLVTLFLARGFLKPITRLLEGTQQLAKGNFSARVSEVGQDELGQLAKDFNHLASTLEKNEQMRRDYMADISHELRTPLSVLRGELEAVQDGVRQATPETINSLLNETQTLIKLVNDLHQLSLSDRGSLVYRMESIDIIPIIEMNLGQAKWRLEDRQLTLETQFSAHSHLFADPDRINQLFYNLMENSLRYTDPHGKIAVSVSQHEQQLVITWEDSAPGLSVEQCQRLFERFYRVEVSRNRASGGSGLGLAICYNIVEAHNGTISAAPSPLGGVKITIQLPIATQEEQ, from the coding sequence ATGAAGCTTAAACTCACCAGCCTCAGCACTCGGTTATTTATCGCTATCTTTGCCACCTGTTTGCTGCTGGTTGCTATCATGCATCAAGGCGTCAGAATGGGCTTCCAGCATGGTTTTATTGACTATATTAAAGAGAATGACCAACAACGTGCTGAATTGCTCGCGTTAGCACTTGCCGAGCAATATGAAGAGCAAGAGAGTTGGCGTTTTTTGGCGGTTGATGAGCGCATGTTTTTCCGCATTTTACGTAACGTCGATAATCAGCACCAAGGGCAAGGTCATGGCGGTGGTCATAAGCGAATGCGTGGTATGTTTTGGCTTTATGACGCCAAAGACAACCTGATTTGGGGGCGGGACCTCCCCCCTCCAGATCAAGTGATTCGCGTGCCAGTCAAAACGAGCCGAGGAGCAACCGTCGGCTGGCTAGTCGCCAGTTATGAAAGCGGTATCAGCAACCAATTAGACCAACGTTTTGATACCCAGCAGATGCACATTAGCTGGGTAATTGCTGGGTTATCGCTGTTCGTGGCGCTGTTAGTGACCCTATTTTTAGCTCGTGGCTTTTTAAAACCCATCACCCGATTATTGGAAGGCACTCAGCAGCTCGCAAAAGGCAATTTCAGCGCGCGGGTATCTGAGGTTGGCCAAGATGAGTTGGGACAACTGGCGAAAGACTTTAACCATCTCGCCTCAACTTTGGAAAAAAATGAGCAAATGCGCCGCGATTATATGGCGGATATTTCCCACGAATTACGCACCCCGCTCTCCGTTTTACGCGGAGAGCTTGAAGCTGTGCAGGACGGCGTGCGCCAAGCGACTCCTGAAACTATTAATTCCCTACTCAATGAAACTCAAACACTGATAAAATTGGTCAATGACCTACATCAGCTTTCTTTATCCGATAGAGGCTCCTTGGTTTACCGTATGGAATCTATCGATATTATCCCGATCATTGAGATGAATTTAGGGCAAGCCAAATGGCGCTTGGAAGATAGGCAGCTGACGTTAGAAACTCAATTTTCCGCCCATTCCCATCTATTCGCTGACCCTGATCGCATCAACCAATTGTTTTATAATTTGATGGAAAATAGCCTGCGCTATACGGATCCTCACGGTAAAATTGCCGTTAGCGTGAGCCAACACGAACAACAATTAGTGATTACGTGGGAAGATAGCGCACCGGGATTAAGTGTTGAACAGTGTCAGCGTCTATTTGAGCGATTTTACCGTGTGGAAGTTTCTCGTAACCGTGCGAGTGGCGGCTCAGGTTTGGGGCTAGCGATTTGCTATAATATTGTCGAAGCCCATAACGGGACTATTTCTGCGGCACCCTCTCCACTCGGTGGCGTGAAGATAACCATTCAACTTCCCATTGCGACGCAGGAGGAGCAATAG
- the yegQ gene encoding tRNA 5-hydroxyuridine modification protein YegQ — translation MFTPELLSPAGSLKNMRYAFAYGADAVYAGQPRYSLRVRNNEFNHENLAKGINEAHELGKKFYVVVNIAPHNAKLKTFIRDLTPVIEMGPDALIMSDPGLIMMVREAFPEMDIHLSVQANAVNWASVKFWKQMGLTRVILSRELSLEEIAEIRQQVPEIELEVFVHGALCMAYSGRCLLSGYINKRDPNQGTCTNACRWEYKVQEGKEDDVGNIVHVHEPIPVKNVTTTLGEGAPTDKVYMIEEAMRPGEYMTAFEDEHGTYIMNSKDLRAIEHVETLTKMGVHSLKIEGRTKSFYYCARTAQVYRRAIDDAVAGKPFDPTLLSTLEGLAHRGYTEGFLRRHTHDAYQTYEYGYSVSDTQQFVGEFTGNRVNGLAEVDVKNKFSVGDSLELMTPSGNIVFTLDALTNRKGESINVAPGNGHVVYLPIPEDVDVNFGLLIRNLAGTTTRDPHQAQVEKA, via the coding sequence ATGTTTACACCAGAATTATTATCCCCAGCAGGTTCCTTGAAGAACATGCGCTATGCATTTGCTTATGGAGCCGATGCGGTTTACGCCGGTCAACCACGTTATAGCTTACGCGTGCGCAATAACGAATTTAACCATGAGAATCTCGCAAAAGGGATCAACGAAGCCCACGAGCTGGGTAAAAAATTCTATGTGGTCGTCAATATCGCGCCACATAACGCCAAGTTGAAAACCTTTATTCGTGACCTGACTCCCGTGATTGAAATGGGTCCCGATGCACTGATTATGTCCGACCCCGGTCTAATTATGATGGTGCGTGAAGCCTTCCCGGAGATGGATATTCACTTATCGGTTCAGGCTAACGCCGTCAACTGGGCTTCCGTGAAATTCTGGAAACAAATGGGATTAACCCGCGTGATTTTATCCCGCGAATTATCTCTGGAAGAAATAGCTGAAATTCGCCAGCAAGTGCCTGAAATTGAGCTGGAAGTTTTTGTACACGGTGCGCTATGTATGGCGTATTCCGGTCGCTGCCTGCTGTCTGGTTATATTAATAAACGTGACCCGAACCAAGGCACCTGTACTAACGCGTGTCGTTGGGAATATAAAGTTCAGGAAGGCAAAGAAGACGATGTGGGTAACATCGTGCATGTCCATGAGCCAATCCCAGTTAAAAACGTGACGACAACACTCGGTGAAGGTGCTCCAACCGATAAAGTTTACATGATTGAAGAAGCGATGCGTCCGGGCGAATATATGACCGCCTTTGAAGACGAACACGGTACTTACATCATGAATTCAAAAGATTTACGCGCCATCGAACACGTTGAAACGCTGACAAAAATGGGCGTTCACTCACTGAAAATCGAAGGTCGTACCAAATCATTCTATTATTGCGCTCGTACTGCCCAAGTCTATCGCCGCGCCATTGATGATGCGGTGGCGGGTAAACCATTTGACCCAACCCTGCTTTCTACCCTCGAAGGGTTAGCGCACCGCGGTTATACCGAAGGTTTCTTGCGTCGTCATACCCATGATGCCTACCAAACCTATGAGTATGGCTATTCCGTTTCGGATACCCAGCAATTTGTTGGTGAATTCACAGGTAACCGTGTGAATGGCTTAGCGGAAGTTGATGTGAAAAACAAATTTAGCGTCGGCGATAGCCTAGAGTTAATGACACCATCAGGCAATATTGTCTTCACTCTGGATGCATTAACTAACCGCAAAGGCGAATCCATTAATGTCGCACCGGGTAATGGGCATGTGGTTTATCTGCCGATCCCTGAAGATGTGGACGTGAATTTTGGTCTGTTGATCCGTAACCTTGCGGGAACGACGACTCGAGATCCTCATCAAGCCCAAGTAGAAAAGGCGTAA
- the mdtC gene encoding multidrug efflux RND transporter permease subunit MdtC — MKRFFALFVSRPVATTLISVAITLCGALSFLFLPVAPLPQVDYPVIRVTASLPGASPETMASSIATPLERSLGSIAGLNEMTSSSSLGRTTITLEFDLTKDINNAAREVQAALNAAQNLLPSGMPSRPRYYKSNPSDAPIMILTLTSKTLSTGEMYDVASTRLAQRIAQIEGVSEVAVGGGSLPAVRVELNPTALFNQGVSLDAVRSAISSANVRQPQGYINNDDNRYQVQTNDELKKAADYRPIIVHYSNGNAVKLSDVAVVKDSVQDVRAAGMSSGEPAILIIIRREAGANIIETVKRIREELPEFKDLIPAAIDLQVAQDRTPTIKASLAEVERALMIAIALVILVVLLFLRSGRATLIPAIAVPVSLIGTFTAMYLCGFSLNNLSLMALTVATGFVVDDAIVVLENISRHIENGRKPFIAAVKGVSEVGFTVVSMSISLVAVFIPLLLMDGLVGRLFREFAITLSTAIGISLIISLTLTPMMCAHLLKKRGAANTKQRGFGRVLIRLQESYGVTLNWVLSHRRSVLAVLIAAIGLNVYLYISIPKAFFPEQDTGRLLGFVRADQSISFQSMKQKMTRFMQQVKADPAVDSVTGFTGGSRVNSGSMFISLKPLDERKESANSVINRLRMKLANEPGANLFMMPVQDIRVGGRQSEASYQFTLLADELDALRSWEPAIRRALGDLPQLTDVNSDKEDKGAEMALTYDRDLMAQLGIDVRDANNLLNNAFGQRQISTIYEAMNQYKVVMEVAPEYTQDVSSLDKMFVVNKQGEAIPLSYFARWQPANAPLSVNHQGLSAASTISFNVADGYTLDDAIVAVEKTMTALGVPSTVRGTFAGTAQVFQDTLKSQLFLILAAIVTVYLVLGILYESYIHPLTILSTLPSAGVGALLALELFDTPFSLIALIGIMLLIGIVMKNAIIMVDFALQAQRNANLSAKDAILRASLLRFRPILMTTLAAIFGALPLMLGTGDGAELRQPLGIAIVGGLVMSQLLTLFTTPVVYLSFDSLRQRFSRKAPSMQEKSHEA, encoded by the coding sequence ATGAAACGCTTCTTTGCTTTGTTTGTTAGCCGTCCGGTAGCGACCACGTTAATCAGTGTCGCCATTACCCTGTGCGGTGCATTGAGCTTTCTGTTTTTACCTGTGGCACCATTGCCACAGGTGGACTATCCCGTGATAAGAGTGACGGCGTCACTTCCAGGTGCATCCCCTGAAACTATGGCATCCTCCATCGCGACACCGCTTGAGCGCTCATTAGGCAGCATTGCTGGTTTAAATGAGATGACCTCTAGCAGTTCGTTAGGGCGAACCACCATTACCTTAGAGTTTGATTTAACCAAAGATATCAATAATGCCGCGCGGGAAGTACAAGCCGCCTTGAATGCTGCACAAAATTTATTACCTAGCGGTATGCCAAGCCGACCGCGTTACTATAAATCAAATCCATCTGACGCTCCGATCATGATTTTAACCCTCACATCAAAAACCCTCAGTACCGGGGAAATGTATGATGTGGCGTCCACTCGCTTAGCTCAGCGTATCGCGCAAATCGAAGGGGTCAGTGAAGTTGCCGTCGGTGGCGGTTCTCTTCCTGCGGTGCGTGTGGAACTCAACCCAACCGCCTTATTTAATCAAGGGGTTTCCCTTGATGCTGTACGCTCTGCTATCAGTAGTGCCAACGTGCGCCAACCGCAAGGCTATATCAATAATGACGATAATCGCTACCAAGTTCAAACTAACGACGAACTGAAAAAAGCCGCCGATTACCGTCCGATTATTGTGCATTACAGTAATGGCAATGCCGTCAAACTCAGTGATGTGGCGGTCGTAAAAGATTCTGTCCAAGATGTCCGAGCCGCAGGGATGTCCAGTGGTGAACCGGCAATTTTGATCATTATTCGCCGCGAAGCGGGTGCCAATATCATTGAGACGGTCAAACGTATTCGCGAGGAACTCCCTGAATTTAAAGATCTGATCCCTGCCGCTATTGATTTACAGGTCGCCCAAGATAGAACACCGACCATCAAAGCATCGTTGGCAGAAGTTGAACGGGCGTTAATGATTGCAATTGCGCTGGTGATCCTCGTCGTATTGCTATTTTTACGTTCAGGTCGTGCCACTTTAATTCCCGCTATTGCAGTGCCTGTCTCATTAATTGGTACCTTTACCGCCATGTATTTATGCGGTTTTAGCCTCAATAACTTATCTTTGATGGCCTTAACCGTCGCCACCGGATTTGTGGTGGATGATGCCATTGTGGTGTTAGAGAATATTTCTCGGCATATTGAAAATGGTCGAAAACCGTTTATCGCCGCGGTTAAAGGGGTCTCTGAGGTTGGCTTTACTGTCGTTTCTATGAGTATTTCTTTAGTGGCGGTGTTTATTCCACTGTTACTGATGGATGGATTAGTCGGGCGATTATTCCGTGAGTTTGCCATTACGCTCTCTACTGCCATCGGAATTTCACTGATTATCTCGCTGACGTTAACCCCGATGATGTGCGCGCATTTACTGAAAAAACGTGGCGCGGCTAATACCAAGCAACGGGGATTTGGACGCGTTCTTATTCGGTTACAAGAAAGTTACGGCGTCACGTTGAATTGGGTGTTATCTCATCGTCGCAGTGTACTGGCGGTGCTGATTGCGGCAATTGGCTTGAATGTTTATCTGTATATTTCGATCCCTAAAGCCTTTTTCCCTGAGCAAGATACAGGGCGTTTATTGGGATTCGTTCGAGCAGACCAAAGCATCTCATTCCAGTCAATGAAGCAAAAAATGACCCGCTTTATGCAGCAAGTGAAAGCGGATCCTGCCGTGGATAGCGTCACTGGATTTACGGGCGGCAGCCGCGTCAACAGCGGTTCTATGTTTATCTCCTTAAAACCACTGGATGAGCGCAAAGAGAGTGCCAACAGCGTGATTAACCGCTTGCGCATGAAACTGGCGAACGAGCCGGGTGCCAACTTATTTATGATGCCCGTGCAAGATATTCGCGTGGGAGGACGCCAATCCGAAGCTAGCTATCAATTTACCCTGTTAGCCGACGAGCTGGATGCGTTACGTTCATGGGAACCCGCTATTCGTCGAGCGCTGGGGGATTTACCGCAATTAACCGATGTGAACTCCGATAAAGAAGATAAAGGCGCGGAGATGGCATTAACCTATGACCGCGATTTGATGGCGCAATTGGGTATCGATGTGCGTGATGCTAACAACCTGCTCAACAACGCCTTTGGTCAACGTCAAATTTCTACCATTTATGAAGCCATGAACCAATATAAAGTGGTGATGGAAGTGGCACCTGAATACACTCAAGACGTCAGCTCACTGGATAAAATGTTTGTGGTGAATAAGCAAGGAGAAGCGATTCCCCTCTCCTATTTTGCCCGCTGGCAGCCCGCCAATGCACCGTTAAGTGTTAACCACCAAGGGTTATCAGCCGCGTCCACCATTTCCTTTAACGTGGCAGACGGCTATACCTTGGATGATGCCATCGTGGCGGTGGAAAAAACAATGACCGCTTTAGGGGTGCCATCGACGGTACGCGGCACTTTCGCAGGGACAGCACAAGTTTTCCAAGATACCTTAAAATCTCAGTTATTTTTAATCTTAGCGGCGATTGTCACGGTCTATTTGGTGTTGGGTATTTTGTATGAGAGCTATATTCACCCGCTCACCATTTTATCGACATTGCCATCCGCAGGTGTCGGCGCGTTATTAGCCTTGGAATTATTTGATACGCCATTTAGCCTAATTGCCTTAATCGGCATTATGTTGCTTATTGGTATTGTGATGAAAAACGCCATTATCATGGTGGATTTTGCCCTTCAAGCCCAACGTAATGCGAACTTATCGGCGAAGGACGCTATTTTACGCGCGAGCCTGCTGCGTTTTAGACCGATTTTAATGACTACCCTTGCCGCGATTTTTGGGGCGCTCCCCTTGATGCTAGGTACAGGTGATGGCGCAGAGTTACGCCAACCGCTGGGGATCGCGATTGTCGGTGGTTTAGTCATGAGCCAGTTGCTGACGCTATTTACCACACCGGTGGTGTATCTCAGTTTTGATAGCCTGAGGCAGCGTTTTTCACGCAAAGCGCCTTCAATGCAGGAGAAATCCCATGAAGCTTAA